A genomic window from Sebastes fasciatus isolate fSebFas1 chromosome 7, fSebFas1.pri, whole genome shotgun sequence includes:
- the LOC141770988 gene encoding olfactory receptor 2AT4-like → MFEPVIMIYYTNVTRMRSFFILGFPGLSPKYYGPVSALLFFVYLTIAIGNVFILAFVIYEKSLQKPTYLVFCHLALNDLTFGTLTLTKIISKYWFGDSIISFYGCFTQMFFVHYLGSVTSFMLLVMALDRFIAICIPLRYPVLITNNIISVLCGFAWFIPLPLMVTIVLHALTLPFCKSNVIAQCFCDHISITSQACGEDVKIVQVTTLCMAMFCLLLPLAFILFSYISIIVVILKMSNAAGRRRTFSTCTPQIFITCLFYLPRCFVYVANTVGFSISLDVRILLVLLYSLFPAAVNPIIYCFKTQDIKQTLIKKLKTTRVGIEIKTFILITD, encoded by the exons ATGTTTGAGCCA GTGATAATGATCTACTACACCAATGTTACAAGGATGAGAAGCTTCTTCATCCTTGGATTCCCTGGACTTTCACCAAAGTATTACGGACCTGTGTCAGCTCTGCTCTTTTTCGTCTACCTAACTATTGCAATaggaaatgttttcattttagcATTTGTTATTTACGAGAAGTCACTTCAAAAACCAACATATCTGGTCTTTTGTCACCTGGCACTGAATGACTTAACATTTGGCACTTTGACTCTCACAAAGATTATATCGAAGTATTGGTTTGGTGATagcattatttcattttatgggTGCTTTACACAGATGTTCTTTGTTCATTATTTAGGATCAGTAACCTCTTTCATGCTGTTAGTGATGGCTCTTGATCGATTTATTGCAATATGTATTCCACTGCGTTATCCTGTCCTAATCACTAACAACATCATCTCTGTGCTCTGTGGGTTCGCTTGGTTCATACCTCTGCCTTTGATGGTGACCATTGTACTCCATGCCCTCACTTTACCTTTCTGTAAATCAAACGTCATTGCTCAGTGCTTCTGTGACCACATTTCTATAACAAGTCAGGCATGTGGTGAGGACGTTAAAATTGTACAAGTCACTACTCTCTGTATGGCCATGTTTTGTCTCTTGCTCCCTCTTgcttttatcttgttttcttaCATCTCCATCATCGTggttattttgaaaatgtccaatGCTGCAGGCCGCAGGAGAACCTTTTCAACTTGTACGCCACAAATATTTATCACGTGTCTTTTTTATCTTCCCAGGTGTTTTGTTTATGTAGCTAACACTGTTGGATTTTCTATCAGTTTGGATGTTCGTATTTTACTGGTATTGTTGTACAGTCTTTTCCCTGCTGCTGTTAATCCGATCATATATTGTTTCAAGACTCAAGATATCAAGCAGACTTTGATAAAGAAGCTGAAAACAACTAGGGTTGGGATAGAGATAAAAACTTTCATTCTAATAACAGACTGA
- the LOC141770839 gene encoding olfactory receptor 52E8-like — protein sequence MIANFTRTRDFFLLGFPGLSPQYYGPVSALLFFIYLTIAIGNIFILTFVIYEKSLQKPTYLVFCHLALNDLTFGTLTLTKIISKYWFGDSIISFYGCFTQMFFVHYLGAVISFILLVMALDRFIAICIPLRYPVLITNNIITVLCGFAWFIPLPLMVAVVLHALTLPFCKSNVIAQCYCDHISITSQACGEDVKIVIVTSLCVAMFCLLLPLAFILFSYISIIVVILKMSNAAGRRRTFSTCTPQIFITCLFYLPRCFVYVANTVGFSFSLDVRILLVLLYSLFPAAVNPIIYCFKTQDIKQMLMKRLKKTKIGIKIKLSY from the coding sequence ATGATCGCCAATTTTACAAGGACGAGAGATTTTTTCCTCCTTGGATTCCCTGGACTTTCACCACAGTATTACGGACCTGTGTCAGCTCTGCTTTTTTTCATCTACCTAACTATTGCAATaggaaatattttcattttaacatttgTAATCTATGAGAAGTCACTTCAAAAACCAACATATCTGGTCTTTTGTCACCTGGCACTGAATGACTTAACATTTGGCACTTTGACTCTCACAAAGATTATATCAAAATATTGGTTTGGTGATagcattatttcattttatgggTGCTTTACACAGATGTTCTTTGTTCATTATTTAGGAGCAGTAATTTCTTTCATCCTGTTAGTGATGGCTCTTGATCGATTTATTGCGATATGTATTCCACTGCGTTATCCTGTCCTAATCACAAACAACATCATCACTGTGCTCTGTGGGTTCGCTTGGTTCATACCTCTGCCTTTGATGGTAGCTGTTGTACTCCATGCCCTCACTTTACCTTTCTGTAAATCGAATGTCATTGCTCAGTGCTATTGTGACCACATTTCTATTACAAGTCAAGCATGTGGTGAGGACGTTAAAATAGTTATAGTCACTTCTCTGTGTGTTGCCATGTTTTGTCTCTTGCTCCCTCTTGcatttatcttgttttcttACATCTCCATCATCGTggttattttgaaaatgtccaatGCTGCAGGCCGCAGGAGAACCTTTTCAACTTGTACACCACAAATATTTATCACGTGTCTTTTTTACCTTCCCAGGTGTTTTGTTTACGTGGCTAATACTGTTGGATTTTCTTTCAGTTTAGATGTTCGTATTTTACTGGTATTGTTGTACAGTCTTTTCCCTGCTGCTGTTAATCCGATCATATATTGTTTCAAGACTCAAGACATTAAGCAGATGTTGATGAAAAGGCTGAAGAAAACTAAAATTGGAATAAAGATAAAACTTTCATATTGA